The Mercurialis annua linkage group LG2, ddMerAnnu1.2, whole genome shotgun sequence genome contains a region encoding:
- the LOC126668334 gene encoding uncharacterized protein LOC126668334, producing MENPRQWHVFLSEAVWPNRTSQKSATGTSPFRMVYGHDAMLPMELTVMSTRCLYQNKLSKDDYFDKMVIESLDLDEERLVALHYLEAQKRRVERAYNKRVKPKSFAEGDLVWKAVLPIGHKDRRFGKWSPNWEGPFIITTKLTCGAYVLANIDGEEHDRMINSQFLKKYIPSCWANIDRRLYFYRTF from the coding sequence ATGGAAAATCCGAGACAATGGCATGTTTTCCTATCAGAAGCAGTATGGCCGAATAGAACCAGCCAAAAATCGGCCACAGGGACCTCACCTTTCAGGATGGTGTATGGACATGATGCTatgttgccaatggagctgACTGTAATGTCTACTCGCTGTTtgtatcaaaataaattatccaAGGATGATTACTTTGATAAAATGGTGATAGAATCCTTGGATCTCGACGAGGAAAGATTGGTAGCATTACACTACCTCGAAGCTCAGAAAAGAAGAGTTGAACGAGCATACAACAAGCGAGTAAAGCCAAAATCATTTGCTGAAGGCGATCTGGTATGGAAGGCAGTCTTGCCTATTGGCCATAAAGATAGGCGATTCGGTAAATGGAGTCCAAACTGGGAAGGCCCTTTCATCATAACTACCAAGTTGACATGCGGCGCTTACGTCCTGGCGAATATTGATGGGGAAGAGCATGACAGGATGATTAACAGTCAGTTCCTAAAGAAGTACATTCCTAGTTGTTGGGCGAATATTGACCGACGGTTGTACTTTTATCGGACGTTTTAG